The DNA sequence GCGATGATGCTCGGCATGAGCCAGCGCGTCATGTGAATCGCGACGCCCATCTGGGGCTTGGGAAACCCGTGCGCGATGACCGGAACGTAGAGTGGTGCTGCGACGTAGCCCAAGACCGCACAGAGCGTGAGCACGATGGCGAGCAGATTCACGACGGTGCTGCCCAGCCGCCAGGCTTCCTCGCGTTCGCCGCGCACGAGATACTCGGAGATCGTCGGGACCATCGCGCTGACGAGTGCGCCGTTGAAGACGCCGAAGAGAATCGTGGGGATCATCGCCGCGGCGAGATACGTGTCCAGCTGCCACTGCGTGCCGTAGAACTTGGCGCTTACGATCTCGCGCGCGAACCCGAGGATCGTCGAGCCGAGCGTCGCGCCCATGACGAAGAGCGCGGAGCTCGCGATCGTTCGCTTAACGCGCGCCGTCCTTGCGCAGTACGGCGGGGATCGTCTTCAGGATGATGACGAGATCGCCGAGCGGCGTCCATTCGTCGACGTAGCGATTGTCGAGCTCCATCCAGCTGTCGAACGAGAGCGCGCTGCGCCCGCCGATCTGCCACAGCCCGGTGATGCCTTGCGGCACGGTGAGCCGCCGGAACGCGTACGCATCGTAGTGCTCGACCTCGCTTGGAAGCGCGGGGCGCGGGCCGACGAGCGACATCTCGCCGCGCACGACGTTGACGAAGTTGGGCAGCTCGTCGATCGAGGTGCGCCGGAGGATGCGCCCGAGCGGATGGCAGCGCGGATCGTTGCTGATCTTGAAGACGGGGCCGTCGGCTTCGTTGAGGTGCGAGAGATCGGCGCGCATCGCGTGCGCGCCGTCGACCATCGTGCGCAGCTTGAACATCTTGAAGCGCCGGCCGTTCATGCCGACGCGCTCCTGCGCGTAAAAGGGCGCGCCGCCCTCGAGGGCCACGATCGCGAGCGACGCGAGCGCGATTATCGGCAGCGAGAGGACCAGGAAGAGGCTGCCGAGGACGACGTCGAGCGCGCGCTTTGCGAGAAGCCACCTATGTGGCGTCTCGCGCTCGCCGACTGCGGTCGAAACGGCAATCTGCACCCTTACTCCTCCAGTGCCCGTCGCACGGCGTTGCCGACGGTATCGAGTCCTTCAAGCTCGCCGAGCGCGGCACCCTCGTGCGGGCCGAGATGGACGAACGGCACGAACTCGCGCGTGTGATCGGTGCCGGGTGCGGTCGGATCGCAGCCGTGGTCGGCGGTGAAGATCACCTCGTCGCCGGGCCGCAGCAGCGCCTCGAGCCGCGGGATCAGAGCGTCCAGCTCCTCGAGCGCGTGCGCGTATCCGCGCACGTTGCGGCGATGCCCGTACTTCGAGTCGAAATCGTTGAGGTTCGTGAAGATGAAGCCGTGCTCGACGCGCCCGAGGAGATCGAAGGTTCGCTCCATCGCGTCCCTGTTGTCGGAAATTCGTACCGACGTCGCCACGCCGTGGCCGCAGAAGATGTCCGAGATCTTTCCGACCGCGTGGACCGGGATGCCGCGCGCGGCGAGCTCGTCGAGCAGGCACGGCGGTGGTTCGATCGCGTAGTCGCGCCGGTTGGGCGTGCGCGTGAAGTTCCCGGGAGCGCCGACGAAGGGGCGCGCGATCACGCGGTTGACGGCGTTGGGTGCAACGAGCATCACGCGGGCGCGCTCGCACCAGTCGTAGAGCGTTGCGAGGGGAACGATCTCCTCATGCGTCGCCACTTGGAAGACCGAATCGGCCGAGGTGTAGAGGATCGGGCGGCCCGTCGC is a window from the Candidatus Dormiibacterota bacterium genome containing:
- a CDS encoding phosphopentomutase, coding for MSVGLNDETIVVEADAIGVKPDRRERVGTAARKARQERGKPKGETQPMARSVTIVLDSGGVGALPDAAEYGDAPGANTLGNTARHVGGLAMPNFERFGLGNLTAIAGVRARERPIARVARLRERSRGKDTITGHWEMAGIITTVPFPTYPHGFPPEVVEAFARIAGKAPLGNTTASGTEIIERLGAEHMATGRPILYTSADSVFQVATHEEIVPLATLYDWCERARVMLVAPNAVNRVIARPFVGAPGNFTRTPNRRDYAIEPPPCLLDELAARGIPVHAVGKISDIFCGHGVATSVRISDNRDAMERTFDLLGRVEHGFIFTNLNDFDSKYGHRRNVRGYAHALEELDALIPRLEALLRPGDEVIFTADHGCDPTAPGTDHTREFVPFVHLGPHEGAALGELEGLDTVGNAVRRALEE
- a CDS encoding sugar transferase, which translates into the protein MQIAVSTAVGERETPHRWLLAKRALDVVLGSLFLVLSLPIIALASLAIVALEGGAPFYAQERVGMNGRRFKMFKLRTMVDGAHAMRADLSHLNEADGPVFKISNDPRCHPLGRILRRTSIDELPNFVNVVRGEMSLVGPRPALPSEVEHYDAYAFRRLTVPQGITGLWQIGGRSALSFDSWMELDNRYVDEWTPLGDLVIILKTIPAVLRKDGAR